A window of Gasterosteus aculeatus chromosome 9, fGasAcu3.hap1.1, whole genome shotgun sequence contains these coding sequences:
- the LOC120825052 gene encoding putative methyltransferase NSUN7 isoform X2: MTSVAPVRRILDDTAGPGEDHKVPPPIQLHRLQSQSPASPPSDQTYLQAAAIFHRLRTEKPVEQQLLQYGRRTDTPPPPPPPESGFNPPHRLPLNAYQLAFDTLKYQDLLEETIAESCFQTSQNICGDSLPLAMVMLFDYQDRRFFSRKRFATEEEQPSQEVRDMEGSLQRRKTKLAATLARYIVKHRLQGVSCFLSEGVRTKQQRAKLLPVYAWVNTLQTSVEDVCAALRAVGLREVELPVDLTEETFCRDPLCPDTLVFSRQLHSSLTGTEALNAQDRSLCVAVSALRPLLVDKGDVLVAGSFSAVTVAHVAVAAAARSGRALVCGGDHTAAQLEEMRELLEGMDIKNARVLSEAFCGLGEGDAAVQRLKVILVLPQCSSSALSDPVPTIHSEHGAWDLLPDLCHDSVSRSKIHKMANEQARLLAHALCFPKVQTVVYCTRSVYPEENEQLVKRVLEKTHTHPKLLPFRLNGPIFPDDSRSGVTTDSKFLWIQASQFTNGCFVARLSRQFLPGEQLGVRCLAQGHFDMEHGGSLEWQHAPRWLWADRDTELSGGGICFYFNNSWCNDVTVILKHCSPDLETFFINCKPLYSPREFASFILVGVYMPPACNVHEAQRTYGVWSGPTRTL, encoded by the exons ATGACCTCTGTCGCTCCTGTGAGGAGGATTCTCGACGACACAG CGGGCCCCGGCGAGGACCACAAGGTGCCTCCGCCAATTCAACTTCATCGTCTCCAGTCTCAGTCACCAG CCTCTCCTCCATCAGATCAGACCTACTTGCAAGCGGCGGCCATCTTCCACCGGCTGCGCACAGAGAAGCCGGTCGAGCAACAGCTCCTGCAGTATGGGAGGAGGACggacacgccgccgccgccgccgccgccagagAGCGgattcaaccccccccaccgcctgCCACTGAACGCCTACCAACTCGCCTTCGATACACTCAAAT ACCAAGATCTACTGGAGGAGACGATTGCTGAGAGCTGCTTTCAGACGTCCCAGAACATT TGCGGCGACTCGTTGCCGTTGGCGATGGTGATGCTGTTCGACTACCAGGACCGACGGTTTTTCTCACGTAAGCGTTTCGCGACGGAAGAGGAGCAGCCTTCGCAGGAAGTCAGGGACATGGAGGGCAGTCTGCagag GCGTAAAACCAAGCTGGCAGCCACTCTCGCTCGCTACATAGTGAAGCATAGGCTGCAGGGCgtctcctgcttcctctctgAGGGTGTCAGGACCAAACAGCAGCGAGCAAAGCTCCTGCCAGTGTACGCGTGGGTCAATACTCTCCAGACCAG TGTTGAGGACGTGTGTGCGGCCCTGCGAGCGGTCGGACTGCGTGAAGTGGAGCTGCCGGTGGACCTGACGGAGGAGACGTTCTGCAGAGACCCCCTATGTCCGGACACACTGGTCTTCTCCCGGCAGCTTCACAGCAGCCTCACGGGCACAGAAGCACTCAACGCACAG GACAGGAGCCTGTGCGTGGCGGTGAGCGCGTtacgccccctgctggtggacAAGGGCGACGTCCTGGTGGCGGGGTCCTTCTCGGCCGTGACCGTGGCTCACGTGgccgtggcggcggcggcccgcTCCGGCCGGGCGCTGGTGTGCGGCGGCGACCACACAGCCGCGCAGCTGGAGGAGATGCGAGAACTGCTCGAAGGGATGGACATCAAAA ACGCGCGCGTCCTGTCCGAAGCCTTCTGCGGCCTTGGCGAGGGCGACGCCGCGGTCCAGCGTCTGAAGGTCATCTTGGTGCTGCCCCAGTGCTCGTCCTCCGCGCTCAGTGACCCCGTGCCCACCATCCACAGCGAACACGGAG CGTGGGACCTGCTGCCAGACTTGTGTCACGATTCCGTGAGCCGcagcaaaatacacaaaatggcCAACGAGCAGGCCAGACTCCTGGCACACGCTCTCTGCT TCCCAAAGGTCCAGACGGTGGTCTACTGCACACGCTCAGTGTATCCCGAGGAAAATGAACAGCTGGTGAAAAGAGTGTtggaaaagacacacactcaccccaAACTGCTGCCCTTCag GTTGAACGGCCCCATTTTCCCCGACGACTCTCGGTCCGGTGTCACGACGGACTCCAAGTTCCTCTGGATCCAAGCGTCCCAGTTCACCAACGGCTGCTTTGTCGCACGGCTGTCTCGACAG tttttgcccggggagcaattaggggttaggtgtcttgctcagggacacttcgacatggaacacgGGGGCAGCCTGGAATGGCAGCACGCTCCACGCTGGCTCTgggcggaccgcgacacggagctctccggtggaggaatctgcttctacttcaacaacagctggtgcaacgacgtaacggtgatcctaaaacactgttctcctgatctggaaactttcttcatcaactgcaaacctctgtattccccccgtgagtttgcttcattcatcctggtcggtgtttacatgccgccggcgtgcaacgtgcacgaggcacagcggacatacggcgtgtggagcggaccaacccggactctttag
- the LOC120825052 gene encoding putative methyltransferase NSUN7 isoform X1 has translation MTSVAPVRRILDDTAGPGEDHKVPPPIQLHRLQSQSPASPPSDQTYLQAAAIFHRLRTEKPVEQQLLQYGRRTDTPPPPPPPESGFNPPHRLPLNAYQLAFDTLKYQDLLEETIAESCFQTSQNICGDSLPLAMVMLFDYQDRRFFSRKRFATEEEQPSQEVRDMEGSLQRRKTKLAATLARYIVKHRLQGVSCFLSEGVRTKQQRAKLLPVYAWVNTLQTSVEDVCAALRAVGLREVELPVDLTEETFCRDPLCPDTLVFSRQLHSSLTGTEALNAQDRSLCVAVSALRPLLVDKGDVLVAGSFSAVTVAHVAVAAAARSGRALVCGGDHTAAQLEEMRELLEGMDIKNARVLSEAFCGLGEGDAAVQRLKVILVLPQCSSSALSDPVPTIHSEHGAWDLLPDLCHDSVSRSKIHKMANEQARLLAHALCFPKVQTVVYCTRSVYPEENEQLVKRVLEKTHTHPKLLPFRLNGPIFPDDSRSGVTTDSKFLWIQASQFTNGCFVARLSRQADPTKVETIHDVLARAAAKGLLGGILPEQSKPGKRGKRRKNGIASAGSKPSSPSSQERQTGSNAANGEDPDAASEHNGERGECGEEGKEGERGGKCGKKKKLKGTKHKAKGQTKGTNEASKQNHKSRTKKSTKTNVNQSHVKRQRPRRIPRLTLSLMSSSKSSKHLHPITALAHKLRNGPTIKSRQADLSGPSPGRPKPTAASKQVHAGSGEHHRAEGRRTEEAGPKVKGKVARRPSQETVLKPPDSVLPPICSPSHGSVSTSSLCLHLSRTSLSQAGHTSASSSSVDLPRL, from the exons ATGACCTCTGTCGCTCCTGTGAGGAGGATTCTCGACGACACAG CGGGCCCCGGCGAGGACCACAAGGTGCCTCCGCCAATTCAACTTCATCGTCTCCAGTCTCAGTCACCAG CCTCTCCTCCATCAGATCAGACCTACTTGCAAGCGGCGGCCATCTTCCACCGGCTGCGCACAGAGAAGCCGGTCGAGCAACAGCTCCTGCAGTATGGGAGGAGGACggacacgccgccgccgccgccgccgccagagAGCGgattcaaccccccccaccgcctgCCACTGAACGCCTACCAACTCGCCTTCGATACACTCAAAT ACCAAGATCTACTGGAGGAGACGATTGCTGAGAGCTGCTTTCAGACGTCCCAGAACATT TGCGGCGACTCGTTGCCGTTGGCGATGGTGATGCTGTTCGACTACCAGGACCGACGGTTTTTCTCACGTAAGCGTTTCGCGACGGAAGAGGAGCAGCCTTCGCAGGAAGTCAGGGACATGGAGGGCAGTCTGCagag GCGTAAAACCAAGCTGGCAGCCACTCTCGCTCGCTACATAGTGAAGCATAGGCTGCAGGGCgtctcctgcttcctctctgAGGGTGTCAGGACCAAACAGCAGCGAGCAAAGCTCCTGCCAGTGTACGCGTGGGTCAATACTCTCCAGACCAG TGTTGAGGACGTGTGTGCGGCCCTGCGAGCGGTCGGACTGCGTGAAGTGGAGCTGCCGGTGGACCTGACGGAGGAGACGTTCTGCAGAGACCCCCTATGTCCGGACACACTGGTCTTCTCCCGGCAGCTTCACAGCAGCCTCACGGGCACAGAAGCACTCAACGCACAG GACAGGAGCCTGTGCGTGGCGGTGAGCGCGTtacgccccctgctggtggacAAGGGCGACGTCCTGGTGGCGGGGTCCTTCTCGGCCGTGACCGTGGCTCACGTGgccgtggcggcggcggcccgcTCCGGCCGGGCGCTGGTGTGCGGCGGCGACCACACAGCCGCGCAGCTGGAGGAGATGCGAGAACTGCTCGAAGGGATGGACATCAAAA ACGCGCGCGTCCTGTCCGAAGCCTTCTGCGGCCTTGGCGAGGGCGACGCCGCGGTCCAGCGTCTGAAGGTCATCTTGGTGCTGCCCCAGTGCTCGTCCTCCGCGCTCAGTGACCCCGTGCCCACCATCCACAGCGAACACGGAG CGTGGGACCTGCTGCCAGACTTGTGTCACGATTCCGTGAGCCGcagcaaaatacacaaaatggcCAACGAGCAGGCCAGACTCCTGGCACACGCTCTCTGCT TCCCAAAGGTCCAGACGGTGGTCTACTGCACACGCTCAGTGTATCCCGAGGAAAATGAACAGCTGGTGAAAAGAGTGTtggaaaagacacacactcaccccaAACTGCTGCCCTTCag GTTGAACGGCCCCATTTTCCCCGACGACTCTCGGTCCGGTGTCACGACGGACTCCAAGTTCCTCTGGATCCAAGCGTCCCAGTTCACCAACGGCTGCTTTGTCGCACGGCTGTCTCGACAG GCGGATCCAACCAAGGTAGAGACCATCCACGATGTGCTGGCCAGGGCAGCGGCAAAGGGCCTCCTCGGCGGAATTCTTCCTGAACAATCAAAACCCGGTAAGAggggaaaaaggaggaagaatGGCATCGCTTCAGCCGGCAGCAAACCCTCGTCCCCCTCGAGCCAAGAACGGCAGACGGGGAGCAATGCGGCGAATGGAGAAGATCCGGACGCAGCTTCAGAGCACAATGGAGAGAGAGGTGAATGTggcgaggagggaaaggagggagagCGGGGTGGAAAAtgtgggaagaagaagaagttgaaaGGAACCAAGCacaaggccaaggggcaaaccAAGGGGACAAACGAAGCCTCAAAGCAAAACCACAAGAGCCGCACGAAGAAATCAACAAAAACCAACGTCAACCAGTCACATGTCAAGAGGCAGAGACCCAGGAGAATACCTCGACTCACGCTATCCTTAATGTCCTCCTCAAAGTCCTCCAAACACCTGCATCCAATCACGGCCCTCGCGCACAAGCTGAGGAACGGTCCGACCATCAAATCCCGGCAGGCGGACTTAAGCGGCCCGTCCCCTGGCCGTCCCAAACCCACCGCGGCCTCCAAGCAGGTGCACGCAGGAAGCGGCGAGCACCACAGGGCGGAGGGAAGGCGGACGGAGGAAGCTGGACCAAAGGTCAAAGGAAAGGTGGCCAGGAGACCGAGTCAAGAGACTGTGTTGAAGCCCCCAGATTCTGTCCTGCCACCCATTTGTTCCCCGTCCCACGGCTCGGTGAGCACtagctctctctgtctccatctgtccCGGACGTCCCTCTCTCAGGCTGGCCACACGtccgcctcgtcctcctccgtcgACCTTCCCAGGTTATAG